The Candidatus Babeliales bacterium genome includes a region encoding these proteins:
- the rpsD gene encoding 30S ribosomal protein S4 — protein MGKFLAGCKKCRQTGMKLCSKGPKCVLEKRTLTPGQHGKKLAAKKSSEYGKQLQEKQKVKLMYGVLEKQFKRFFSIAARQKGVTGEVLLSLLERRLDNVIYRLKMTLSRGQARQLVAHGHINVNGNRVKTASFLVKEGDVITLADRTLKSQALLDNVVDKRLNMGIRVPEWLELQKKDRKGIVLRLPVRTDVTVPIEEHLIVELYSK, from the coding sequence ATGGGAAAGTTTTTAGCTGGATGCAAAAAGTGTCGTCAAACGGGTATGAAGCTTTGTTCTAAAGGTCCAAAGTGTGTTCTGGAAAAAAGAACCCTTACGCCTGGGCAACATGGTAAAAAACTCGCTGCAAAAAAAAGCTCAGAATACGGCAAGCAACTTCAAGAAAAACAAAAAGTTAAGCTTATGTATGGCGTTTTGGAAAAGCAATTCAAAAGATTCTTTAGTATTGCTGCTCGCCAAAAAGGTGTTACAGGTGAGGTTCTTTTAAGCTTACTTGAACGTCGTTTGGACAATGTTATTTATCGTTTAAAAATGACACTTTCTCGCGGTCAAGCTCGACAACTCGTTGCTCATGGTCACATTAATGTTAATGGCAATCGTGTTAAAACTGCCTCTTTCTTGGTTAAAGAAGGCGACGTTATAACGCTGGCAGATAGAACATTAAAGAGCCAAGCTCTTCTTGATAATGTTGTTGATAAGCGCTTGAATATGGGAATTCGTGTTCCAGAATGGTTGGAATTGCAGAAGAAAGATCGCAAGGGAATTGTTCTGAGATTGCCTGTTCGTACTGATGTAACGGTACCTATTGAAGAGCATTTGATTGTTGAATTATATTCCAAGTAG
- the rplQ gene encoding 50S ribosomal protein L17 translates to MNHQNGRQKLNLKQGHRKALLRNQVIHLIKYGCLQTTKTRIKEVQRLAERIVTISRTGYDFNTIRRVKQLLPYDSDAVVKLIKEIAPKYVGRPGGYTRVIPLGIRASDTATIARLEWV, encoded by the coding sequence ATGAATCATCAAAATGGCCGTCAAAAATTAAATCTTAAACAAGGTCATCGCAAAGCCTTGTTGCGCAACCAAGTTATTCATCTGATTAAGTATGGTTGCTTGCAAACAACCAAGACGCGTATTAAAGAAGTACAACGTCTTGCTGAGCGTATTGTTACTATCTCTCGTACGGGATATGACTTTAATACCATCCGCCGCGTAAAGCAGCTTTTGCCTTATGACAGCGATGCAGTAGTTAAGCTGATTAAAGAAATTGCTCCAAAATATGTTGGAAGACCAGGTGGTTACACCCGTGTTATTCCTCTTGGTATTAGAGCAAGTGATACGGCAACTATCGCTCGTCTTGAGTGGGTATAG
- the rpsM gene encoding 30S ribosomal protein S13 — protein sequence MARIEGVLLPTSKRVEIGLTYLYGIGLYRSKEILHDINISPDVRIKDLTHEQVAAIQKYINQHYKVEGELRKEVTLNIKRLQEIGSYRGTRHKRSLPVRGQRTKTNARTRKGPRRAGAAVTLKKAVTKK from the coding sequence ATGGCTCGTATCGAAGGTGTACTTTTACCTACTAGTAAGCGTGTGGAAATTGGATTGACGTATTTATACGGTATTGGCTTGTATCGTTCAAAAGAAATTTTGCATGATATAAATATTAGCCCAGATGTACGTATTAAAGATTTAACGCATGAGCAAGTAGCTGCTATTCAAAAATACATAAATCAACATTACAAAGTTGAAGGTGAGCTCCGCAAAGAAGTTACTTTGAATATTAAGCGTTTGCAGGAAATTGGCTCATACCGAGGAACTCGTCATAAGCGTTCATTGCCGGTAAGAGGTCAAAGAACAAAAACAAATGCTCGTACTCGTAAGGGACCTCGTCGTGCAGGTGCGGCAGTTACACTGAAAAAAGCCGTTACTAAAAAATAG
- the rpmJ gene encoding 50S ribosomal protein L36, translating to MKVRTSVKKICADCKVIKREGVVRIICKKSPKHKQRQG from the coding sequence ATGAAAGTAAGAACATCTGTGAAAAAGATTTGTGCGGATTGTAAGGTTATAAAACGTGAAGGCGTTGTTCGGATTATTTGCAAAAAGAGTCCGAAGCATAAACAACGTCAAGGTTAA
- a CDS encoding L-lactate dehydrogenase, whose protein sequence is MAKISSSAKVAIVGAGRVGSTAAYALMLGGTISSIALIDSNKERAEGEALDLNHCMQFTRVTTIMAGDSFELVAGADVVVLTAGAAQLVGQSRSDLLAVNAAIFKHIIPQIVRHNKECILLVVTNPLDVMTYLTWKLSGFSSCQVFGTGTVLDSARLRYLLGEHFQVSPKDVTAYALGEHGDASFVWWSGATIGGIPLTAFTRYDKKIMDDIAEKTRRAAEQIIAKKGSTFYAIGLVIAKIVQAIILNQPRVLSVSAVVHNALAQDVCFSLPTIVRRGGICEMLPVTLNQDEQNKLAASVLTIKNEIEKGMSYI, encoded by the coding sequence ATGGCCAAAATTTCTTCTTCTGCCAAAGTTGCTATTGTTGGAGCTGGTCGTGTGGGCAGTACTGCCGCTTATGCTTTAATGCTTGGTGGTACCATTTCGTCAATTGCCTTGATTGATTCTAACAAAGAACGGGCAGAAGGTGAGGCTCTTGATCTTAATCATTGCATGCAATTTACCCGTGTAACCACTATAATGGCCGGCGATTCATTTGAATTGGTTGCAGGAGCAGATGTTGTAGTACTTACCGCTGGAGCAGCTCAACTTGTTGGGCAGTCTCGCAGTGATCTTTTAGCTGTCAACGCAGCTATTTTCAAACACATTATTCCTCAAATTGTTCGTCATAATAAAGAATGTATTTTATTGGTTGTCACCAACCCTCTGGATGTTATGACTTATTTGACGTGGAAGCTTTCTGGTTTCTCGTCATGCCAAGTTTTTGGGACCGGGACGGTTTTAGATTCTGCTCGGTTGCGATATCTTTTGGGTGAACATTTTCAAGTTAGTCCAAAAGATGTAACTGCTTATGCCTTGGGAGAGCATGGTGATGCTTCGTTTGTTTGGTGGAGTGGGGCAACTATTGGTGGTATTCCGCTTACAGCTTTTACGCGTTATGACAAAAAAATTATGGATGATATTGCTGAAAAAACTCGACGGGCAGCAGAGCAGATTATTGCAAAAAAGGGCTCAACTTTTTATGCCATTGGCTTGGTGATTGCAAAAATTGTTCAAGCAATCATTTTAAACCAACCAAGAGTTTTGAGCGTTTCGGCAGTGGTACATAATGCCCTTGCCCAGGATGTTTGTTTTAGTTTGCCAACTATAGTGAGACGTGGTGGGATTTGCGAAATGTTACCTGTTACGCTTAATCAAGATGAGCAAAATAAGTTGGCGGCGTCTGTTTTGACAATAAAAAATGAAATAGAAAAAGGAATGTCATACATTTAA
- a CDS encoding DNA-directed RNA polymerase subunit alpha, with the protein MQNRKYQPLTLPKLDWNKKISSPVSGELVVQPLEPGFGITLGNALRRVILASIEGSAVTSVIIKGVNNEFSTLKGVIEDVLQIVLNIKEVVVKNTTGKPGKMYLSVKREGAVKVQDIKADEHLELINGDHVLAHLAADGELEIEFFVESGRGYVPAQWPKGVSLQADERIYLDALFSPIKRVEYHVEKTRVGQDIDYDKLIMKIETNGAVHPQDVVHYGTSVLRTQFEHFLGATEIPFNEISQQSEESVQVAGHTDSEGPTRGLPVDLFLKPIDELEFSVRAHNCLIGAGIKRVIDLVNLTDDDVLKIKNFGRKSLREVKEILSAFGLHLGMNVKELDLKKAIKQQEGSNKS; encoded by the coding sequence ATGCAGAACAGAAAGTATCAGCCATTAACGCTTCCAAAGCTAGATTGGAACAAGAAGATTTCTTCCCCAGTCTCTGGTGAATTGGTCGTTCAGCCTTTAGAGCCTGGCTTTGGCATAACATTAGGCAACGCGTTGAGAAGAGTTATTCTTGCCTCAATCGAAGGATCTGCCGTAACGTCAGTTATTATTAAAGGTGTGAATAATGAATTTTCAACACTTAAAGGCGTTATAGAAGATGTTTTGCAAATTGTGTTAAACATTAAAGAAGTGGTTGTCAAAAACACTACTGGCAAACCAGGCAAGATGTATTTAAGTGTTAAGCGCGAAGGTGCCGTAAAAGTCCAAGATATTAAGGCTGATGAACATTTGGAATTGATTAACGGTGATCATGTTCTTGCGCATTTGGCTGCAGATGGAGAGCTTGAAATTGAGTTCTTTGTTGAATCTGGACGCGGTTATGTTCCTGCTCAATGGCCAAAGGGCGTTTCTTTGCAGGCAGATGAACGAATTTATCTTGACGCTTTGTTTTCTCCAATTAAGCGTGTTGAATATCATGTTGAAAAAACGCGTGTTGGCCAAGACATTGATTATGACAAGCTTATAATGAAAATTGAAACCAACGGAGCTGTTCATCCGCAAGATGTAGTGCATTATGGCACCTCTGTTTTGCGTACACAGTTTGAGCATTTCTTGGGAGCAACTGAAATCCCATTCAATGAAATATCTCAACAATCTGAAGAAAGTGTTCAAGTTGCAGGACATACTGATTCCGAAGGCCCAACAAGAGGCTTGCCGGTTGATTTATTCTTGAAACCAATTGATGAACTTGAGTTTTCTGTTCGTGCTCATAATTGCTTAATTGGTGCTGGTATTAAGCGCGTTATTGATTTGGTTAACTTGACCGATGATGATGTGCTTAAAATTAAGAACTTTGGTCGTAAATCATTAAGAGAAGTTAAAGAAATTCTTTCTGCATTTGGTTTGCATCTTGGTATGAATGTTAAAGAACTTGATTTAAAGAAAGCTATCAAACAGCAGGAAGGGAGCAATAAATCATGA
- the map gene encoding type I methionyl aminopeptidase, whose protein sequence is MDAIIIKNKVAIEKMRSAGKLLAQVMQETEPFVKEGISTHELDQIIEKKMRERELKPECKGYAGYRHSSCISLNDVIVHGVPKKEIILKSGDFVKIDIVGSYKGYCADMARCFFVGEASPVAQKMAEVAQRALDKGISLVRPGIRLSDISACVQREVEQAGFGVVRDFAGHGIGKNIHEAPDVPNFGKSGQGPILQEGMTLAIEPMITEKDYAVKIMADGWTAKTVDGGLAAHIEDTVVVVRDGAEILTRIL, encoded by the coding sequence ATGGATGCAATTATAATAAAAAATAAAGTAGCTATAGAAAAGATGAGAAGCGCCGGAAAGCTTTTGGCGCAAGTCATGCAAGAGACAGAGCCTTTCGTTAAAGAAGGCATTAGCACGCATGAATTAGATCAAATTATTGAAAAAAAAATGCGTGAACGAGAGCTTAAGCCTGAGTGCAAGGGGTATGCTGGATACAGACATAGTTCATGTATCTCTTTGAATGATGTTATTGTTCATGGGGTGCCAAAAAAAGAAATTATTTTAAAATCTGGAGATTTTGTTAAAATAGACATTGTGGGCTCATATAAAGGCTATTGTGCCGATATGGCTCGCTGTTTTTTTGTTGGCGAAGCATCTCCAGTTGCCCAAAAAATGGCAGAAGTTGCTCAGCGAGCGCTGGATAAAGGTATTAGCTTGGTTCGGCCTGGCATCCGGCTTTCTGATATTTCGGCTTGTGTTCAGCGCGAGGTGGAACAAGCTGGTTTTGGTGTTGTAAGGGATTTTGCGGGTCACGGAATAGGCAAAAATATACACGAAGCGCCAGATGTGCCTAATTTTGGCAAATCTGGGCAGGGCCCGATACTGCAAGAGGGTATGACATTGGCGATTGAGCCTATGATTACTGAAAAAGATTATGCAGTTAAGATTATGGCAGATGGTTGGACGGCAAAGACGGTCGATGGTGGGCTTGCAGCTCACATTGAAGATACAGTCGTTGTGGTGCGAGATGGTGCTGAAATTCTCACAAGAATTTTATAG
- the infA gene encoding translation initiation factor IF-1, whose protein sequence is MKKKSDVIVMDGIVEKALPNAMFQVKLVEGEHTVLAHVSGKMRMYYIKLLPGDKVAVELSPYDLKKGRIISRYRV, encoded by the coding sequence ATGAAAAAAAAGAGCGATGTTATAGTGATGGATGGTATTGTGGAAAAAGCTTTGCCCAATGCCATGTTTCAAGTGAAATTAGTTGAAGGCGAGCATACGGTTTTGGCTCATGTTTCTGGCAAAATGAGAATGTACTACATTAAGTTATTGCCAGGGGATAAAGTTGCTGTTGAGCTTTCTCCATATGATTTGAAAAAGGGCCGCATTATATCTCGTTACCGTGTATAG
- a CDS encoding nucleoside monophosphate kinase, with protein sequence MMQHVNKVIFSFFGPPGSGKGTLAERLARELNFEVLSTGNLCRKNIADQTEIGKSLSLYLDKGHLIPDELITDMVGIWLKDAIKKNHPIILDGFPRTKGQIKLFLNFLKEIPGSCFRVMHIKLSEGEIIKRLSLRLVCENKDCQAVYNSILIGQQTVCEACGSLLVKRRDDDQEVVKERLRQYPAYAHELLTFYRSVGQHIEEIDVLDMAPEQVYNTFLSMI encoded by the coding sequence ATGATGCAGCATGTGAATAAGGTCATTTTTTCGTTTTTTGGGCCTCCCGGATCTGGTAAGGGAACTCTGGCTGAGCGGTTAGCACGAGAACTTAATTTTGAAGTACTGTCTACTGGCAACCTCTGCAGGAAAAATATTGCAGATCAGACTGAAATAGGAAAAAGCCTATCACTTTATTTGGATAAAGGACACTTGATTCCAGATGAATTGATTACCGATATGGTAGGTATTTGGCTTAAAGATGCGATTAAAAAAAACCATCCAATCATATTGGATGGTTTTCCAAGAACTAAAGGGCAGATAAAGCTCTTTTTGAATTTTTTGAAAGAAATTCCAGGTTCTTGTTTTCGTGTTATGCATATAAAGTTGTCTGAAGGCGAAATTATAAAGCGTCTTTCATTACGGCTTGTATGCGAGAATAAAGATTGTCAGGCAGTATACAATAGTATACTTATCGGGCAGCAAACCGTGTGTGAAGCGTGTGGAAGCTTATTGGTTAAACGTAGAGATGATGATCAAGAAGTTGTTAAAGAGCGTTTAAGGCAATATCCTGCCTATGCACATGAACTTTTGACATTTTATAGATCAGTTGGACAGCACATAGAAGAAATTGATGTTCTTGATATGGCTCCCGAACAGGTTTATAATACTTTTCTTTCAATGATATAG
- the rpsK gene encoding 30S ribosomal protein S11 produces MAYKKSKKKQIKNVDTVAAHVKSSFNNTVVSITTLDGDVLLRSSSGQFGFKGARKGTPFAAMQIGNKLAKELITMGVRLVEVNMQGPGSSRDSVIRALQSSGLTITVLRDVTPLPHNGCRAPKKRRV; encoded by the coding sequence ATGGCATATAAGAAAAGTAAGAAAAAACAAATAAAAAACGTTGACACTGTAGCAGCTCACGTGAAATCTTCATTCAACAATACAGTTGTTTCAATTACAACGTTGGATGGCGATGTTCTTTTGCGCAGCAGTTCTGGGCAATTTGGGTTTAAGGGAGCTCGTAAAGGAACTCCATTTGCTGCTATGCAAATTGGAAACAAGCTTGCTAAAGAGCTTATTACCATGGGAGTTAGGCTCGTTGAAGTCAACATGCAAGGGCCTGGTTCTTCTCGTGATTCAGTTATCAGAGCGTTGCAGTCGTCTGGCTTAACCATTACGGTATTGCGTGACGTAACCCCATTGCCTCATAATGGATGCAGAGCTCCAAAAAAGAGACGGGTATAG
- the secY gene encoding preprotein translocase subunit SecY, whose protein sequence is MIVLLHNFKNIFLVSELRKKLLFTLGIFAVYRFGAHIPIPGVDIIALKSFFATTTSGLLSYLDLFSGGALQNFAILTLGMSPYISSSIMMQLLTVMIPSLEQLSKEGEYGRRIIGQYTRYLTLVISFVQGLGLAMFIEKQPGLVLNPGWGFRLSAVFILTVGSLFVMWIGEQINAHGLGNGSSMVIFAGIVTRLPFALVTLAKDISLGQTDIIRVILLGGFAIAIIACIVFLEKGERKVPVQYAKRVIGNKLYGGQSSYIPLKLNPSGVVPVIFSGAILGLPVTVASMLAVYWPTLNNVVARWFTPDAGLYNVLNAGLIIFFAFFYTAIIFNPTELAENLRKSGGFIPGIRPGKKTAEFFDYLLTRIGFPGAVYLALLAILPNTLKNVIGFPIMFSGVSLLIVIGVALEASAQIESHLIERKYEGFLSTGRLKSRFGR, encoded by the coding sequence GTGATCGTACTACTTCATAATTTCAAAAATATTTTTTTAGTATCTGAGCTGAGAAAAAAGCTTCTGTTTACATTAGGTATTTTTGCTGTTTATCGTTTTGGTGCTCATATACCAATTCCAGGTGTTGACATAATTGCTCTCAAGAGCTTTTTTGCAACAACAACTTCGGGGTTGTTATCTTATTTGGACCTTTTTTCAGGTGGCGCTTTGCAAAATTTTGCAATTTTGACACTTGGTATGTCTCCGTATATTAGCTCATCAATTATGATGCAGCTTTTGACGGTCATGATTCCTTCTCTTGAGCAACTCTCAAAAGAAGGAGAATATGGAAGACGTATTATTGGTCAGTATACTCGTTATTTGACCTTGGTAATAAGTTTTGTACAGGGCCTTGGCCTTGCTATGTTTATTGAAAAACAACCAGGACTTGTTTTAAATCCCGGCTGGGGTTTTAGACTTTCAGCTGTCTTTATTCTGACGGTGGGATCTCTTTTTGTTATGTGGATTGGTGAGCAAATTAATGCGCACGGTCTTGGTAACGGGAGCTCTATGGTCATTTTTGCAGGTATTGTAACACGCCTTCCTTTTGCGTTGGTTACGTTGGCAAAAGACATTAGTCTTGGACAAACGGATATTATACGAGTTATTTTACTTGGCGGCTTTGCCATAGCGATTATAGCTTGTATTGTTTTCCTTGAAAAAGGGGAGCGCAAGGTTCCTGTTCAGTACGCAAAGCGTGTCATTGGTAATAAGTTATACGGTGGTCAAAGTTCCTATATTCCACTAAAACTTAATCCGTCAGGTGTTGTGCCAGTTATTTTTTCTGGTGCAATACTGGGCTTGCCTGTTACTGTTGCAAGTATGTTGGCTGTTTATTGGCCGACCCTCAATAACGTTGTTGCTCGCTGGTTTACTCCAGATGCAGGGTTGTATAACGTATTGAATGCAGGCTTAATTATTTTCTTTGCGTTTTTTTATACGGCTATAATTTTTAACCCAACTGAGTTGGCAGAAAATCTGCGTAAATCTGGTGGGTTTATTCCTGGAATTAGGCCGGGTAAGAAAACCGCTGAATTTTTTGATTATTTATTGACTCGCATTGGTTTTCCTGGCGCTGTTTATTTGGCTCTGCTAGCGATTTTGCCAAATACGCTGAAAAATGTTATAGGTTTTCCTATTATGTTTAGCGGTGTTAGTTTGCTTATCGTAATCGGTGTTGCTCTGGAAGCTTCTGCGCAAATTGAGTCACATTTGATTGAAAGAAAGTATGAAGGTTTCTTGTCAACGGGCAGACTGAAAAGTCGATTTGGGCGTTAA